Proteins from a single region of Parcubacteria group bacterium:
- a CDS encoding O-antigen ligase family protein, whose amino-acid sequence MYIVFSLFYSPEQLWTLRKILFLLSFAPLYYILITLFIAQTNAHVLLCRAIVYGATLAGIIGIIQFIMQFIVTLSTLLTFWSLFTPFFLGGTFSASVSTYNSWLVHVGSHDIMRAVGFFPDPHIFSFYLGLIIPIAFGLYITSRNKKWIILSFILIVADLLTFSRGGYVALLSGLFFSVIFLWHSLHTTLKHIFIAILFCFILFFMAPHNPFTQRFFSSFDATDTSSTHRIVLWKQACDEIAQRPFFGVGLGAYPSIVDPTATYRTPIYAHNLFLDIAVELGLIGLFLFLCLITYTVIIFYRNRKQSLAFFAIISLIVFFTHALFDTPLFSVHVLPIFLFILSLAAYYEITNNKSI is encoded by the coding sequence ATGTATATTGTATTCTCCCTCTTTTATTCTCCGGAACAATTGTGGACATTGCGTAAAATTTTATTTTTACTTTCATTTGCTCCCTTATATTATATCTTGATCACACTTTTTATCGCACAAACCAATGCTCATGTGTTGTTATGCCGTGCCATTGTGTATGGAGCAACGCTTGCCGGAATTATTGGGATCATTCAGTTTATTATGCAGTTTATTGTCACACTCTCCACACTTTTAACTTTTTGGTCACTATTTACACCATTTTTCCTCGGTGGAACTTTTTCCGCATCAGTCAGCACATACAATAGTTGGCTAGTGCATGTCGGCTCACATGACATCATGCGTGCAGTAGGTTTTTTCCCCGACCCTCACATATTTTCTTTTTATCTCGGACTTATTATTCCTATCGCATTTGGTCTATATATCACCTCTCGCAACAAAAAATGGATCATCCTCTCCTTTATTCTTATCGTTGCCGACCTTCTCACATTTTCGCGCGGTGGCTACGTTGCTCTACTTAGCGGTCTTTTTTTTAGTGTTATTTTTTTATGGCATTCATTGCACACCACGCTAAAACATATTTTTATTGCGATTCTTTTTTGCTTCATTCTTTTTTTTATGGCTCCCCATAATCCATTCACACAAAGATTTTTTTCCTCATTCGACGCAACTGACACCTCGAGCACACACCGAATCGTTTTGTGGAAACAAGCTTGCGATGAAATTGCGCAACGACCATTCTTTGGTGTTGGACTTGGTGCATATCCATCTATCGTTGATCCGACGGCAACATATCGCACACCAATCTATGCACACAATCTTTTTCTTGATATTGCAGTAGAACTTGGTTTGATTGGATTATTTTTATTTTTATGTCTTATTACATATACCGTCATCATTTTTTACCGCAATAGAAAACAATCTCTTGCTTTTTTTGCTATAATAAGTTTGATCGTCTTTTTCACACATGCGTTATTTGATACACCATTATTTTCTGTACACGTTCTCCCCATATTTCTTTTTATTCTTTCTCTTGCGGCATATTATGAAATTACCAACAATAAATCAATTTAA
- a CDS encoding DciA family protein, giving the protein MKGIKSYIQKKKKNAQAIRKENISVDDQTIMHLFSRAVREEYGRQGEKNIVPKLYKNGLIFISIHNAIWAQEIWLRRDFFVEALNEKIGRKVVRGIKIAT; this is encoded by the coding sequence ATGAAAGGGATCAAATCATACATTCAAAAAAAGAAAAAAAATGCGCAGGCAATCCGCAAAGAAAATATTTCCGTCGATGATCAAACGATCATGCATCTTTTTTCACGTGCAGTACGAGAAGAATATGGCAGACAAGGTGAAAAAAATATTGTACCAAAATTATATAAAAATGGACTGATTTTTATCAGTATTCATAACGCGATCTGGGCGCAGGAAATATGGTTGCGTCGGGATTTTTTTGTCGAAGCTCTTAACGAAAAAATCGGACGCAAGGTTGTGAGAGGAATAAAAATCGCCACATAA
- the rpmH gene encoding 50S ribosomal protein L34: MKRTYQPKKGKRKSVHGFLKRMQTRTGQLVLKRRRQKGRVRAAV; encoded by the coding sequence ATGAAAAGAACATACCAACCAAAAAAAGGAAAGCGAAAGTCCGTCCATGGATTTCTCAAAAGAATGCAAACGCGCACGGGACAACTTGTTCTCAAGAGACGACGCCAAAAAGGTCGTGTGCGTGCTGCCGTATAA
- a CDS encoding flippase, with product MIAQKISYNIIFNVITKVISIALALFAIGMLARYLGTEGFGKYTTMLAFFAFFSAIGDFGLYPIATRDISRDGADESWIMSRVFTLRMIISCVIFLLSTFFVWFLPYTTDVKTSILIACAAFIFSSGYGLLNGVFQKHIAMDRVALVELSGKIIQVFTIVLVLTLHLRFTAVAISLLATMFWNFIILFFVTRSYVTISFIPDSVYWKKFLKESAPMGISAIITFLYFKFDAIMLSFMQSQSDVGIYGAAYKIIETLIFFPAMIVGLIFPLLSRYIISDILIFNKITTIIIKLFTIILIPLVICTVYLAPEIIAIVGGPDFHDAAPVLQILIFALACVFFGQLFTNILIAGAHQKVLMYALFFAALLNIVANGIFIYLYSYTGAAIVSVITEFFVAFVAIIMTKRLTPFVCGDIRLPFIILSGELMAILLFFLPLPHVFSTCIAIVVYLFLLFFFRIVTHNDIMHILPKRS from the coding sequence ATGATCGCACAAAAGATTTCCTATAATATCATTTTCAATGTCATAACAAAAGTGATATCCATTGCACTGGCACTTTTTGCCATCGGCATGTTAGCGCGATACCTTGGCACAGAAGGCTTTGGTAAATACACGACCATGCTTGCCTTTTTTGCCTTTTTCTCCGCAATTGGTGATTTTGGCCTTTATCCAATCGCAACACGAGACATTTCTCGGGACGGTGCTGATGAATCATGGATTATGAGCAGAGTGTTCACGCTGCGCATGATCATTTCGTGCGTAATTTTTCTCCTCAGCACATTTTTTGTATGGTTTTTGCCCTATACTACGGATGTAAAAACGAGCATTCTCATTGCTTGTGCCGCTTTCATTTTCTCCTCTGGTTATGGACTTCTTAATGGTGTTTTTCAAAAACATATCGCCATGGATCGCGTTGCCCTCGTTGAATTATCCGGGAAAATCATTCAGGTTTTTACAATCGTACTTGTTCTCACACTACATCTGCGCTTCACCGCTGTGGCCATTTCTCTTTTAGCCACAATGTTCTGGAATTTTATCATTCTTTTCTTTGTTACTCGTTCTTATGTCACAATATCTTTTATCCCTGATAGCGTCTACTGGAAAAAATTCCTCAAAGAATCCGCTCCTATGGGCATCAGTGCTATCATCACCTTTCTTTATTTTAAATTTGATGCAATCATGCTTTCTTTTATGCAATCTCAAAGCGATGTTGGCATCTACGGCGCTGCTTATAAGATCATTGAAACGCTTATTTTTTTTCCTGCAATGATTGTCGGACTGATTTTTCCTCTCCTGTCCCGCTATATTATTTCGGATATTTTAATTTTCAATAAGATCACAACGATCATTATCAAACTTTTCACAATTATTCTCATACCCCTTGTCATTTGCACGGTCTATCTTGCGCCGGAGATTATCGCTATTGTCGGTGGACCGGATTTTCATGATGCAGCCCCTGTATTGCAAATACTCATCTTTGCACTTGCATGCGTATTTTTTGGACAACTCTTTACCAACATTCTCATCGCTGGCGCACATCAAAAAGTACTTATGTATGCTCTTTTTTTTGCAGCACTCCTTAACATCGTTGCGAATGGCATTTTTATCTATTTGTATTCCTATACCGGCGCAGCAATCGTTTCTGTGATTACGGAATTTTTTGTTGCTTTTGTGGCGATCATTATGACAAAGCGTCTCACACCATTTGTTTGCGGAGACATCAGACTCCCTTTTATCATTCTTTCTGGCGAACTTATGGCAATTTTGCTCTTTTTCCTTCCTCTGCCACATGTTTTTAGTACATGCATTGCCATCGTCGTTTATCTTTTTCTTCTTTTTTTCTTCCGCATTGTCACACACAATGATATAATGCACATATTACCAAAACGGTCATAA
- a CDS encoding YidC/Oxa1 family membrane protein insertase yields MHIFFVLIYQPIYNILIILYNIFGDFGVAIIVLTLAVKFALIPLSRKQIESQKEMQDLQPKIKELQKKYKDDKEKLSKETMALYREHKVNPAAGCLPLIVQMIIFITMYRVIVNLSSSPDLAIHAENLYSSFVFLPQDLNKMFLGFMNITEPFIPIAVITALAQFYQLKMMQTKQALQVAAVKKQDEKDVTPDFATIMQKQMLFIVPIMTLFIGLKFPSGLAIYWLTSTAFMIAQQWVVIHKEKRLSSTKDNT; encoded by the coding sequence ATGCACATTTTTTTTGTACTCATCTATCAACCGATTTATAACATACTTATTATTCTCTATAACATTTTTGGAGATTTTGGTGTTGCAATCATTGTTTTAACATTGGCTGTAAAATTTGCACTTATACCCCTCTCTCGCAAACAAATCGAGTCTCAAAAGGAGATGCAGGATCTTCAGCCAAAAATCAAGGAACTACAAAAAAAATATAAGGATGACAAGGAGAAGCTCTCCAAAGAAACAATGGCTCTCTACCGTGAGCATAAAGTCAATCCTGCAGCAGGATGTCTCCCTCTTATTGTCCAGATGATCATTTTTATCACTATGTATCGCGTGATCGTCAATCTCTCCAGTAGCCCCGACCTCGCAATTCATGCAGAAAATTTGTATTCCTCTTTTGTTTTCCTCCCTCAAGACCTTAACAAAATGTTTCTCGGTTTTATGAATATTACCGAACCATTCATTCCAATAGCTGTCATAACCGCATTGGCACAATTTTATCAGCTAAAAATGATGCAAACAAAACAAGCGCTACAAGTCGCCGCTGTAAAAAAACAAGATGAAAAAGACGTTACTCCAGATTTTGCAACAATCATGCAAAAACAAATGCTTTTTATTGTGCCAATCATGACATTATTTATCGGATTGAAATTTCCCTCCGGACTGGCAATTTATTGGCTTACATCAACCGCATTTATGATCGCACAACAATGGGTTGTTATACACAAAGAAAAACGGCTGTCCTCCACAAAAGATAACACGTAA
- a CDS encoding glycosyltransferase family 2 protein: MDERHFFVVVNYNSGDSIIRCLHSILQSQHVHPLIVVVDNASSDQSLELCKLKYPNLIYIYNTQNVGFATAANIGTRYALERNATTITYCNPDATLSKDCASLLTTAVTDNIVAIASPLIFDTTRKKQWFSGGKINFFTCQNTHAEPIKDLTQKVVSSEYISGCVMTVHASVYKKIGLFDERFFLYYEDADFCLRAKKEGFSLGLLPHAKAFHDEVSENHKEIKTYFLVLSGLLFFDKHAHGLARIWFHIHFFLRKIKNYYAQKKFHPYASSVHKAFVDYESLT, encoded by the coding sequence ATGGATGAAAGACATTTTTTTGTCGTCGTGAATTATAATAGCGGTGATTCGATCATTCGTTGCCTTCATAGTATCCTGCAGTCACAACACGTCCATCCACTGATTGTTGTTGTTGACAATGCATCATCGGATCAATCATTGGAGCTTTGCAAACTCAAATATCCCAATCTTATTTATATTTATAATACGCAAAATGTTGGCTTTGCCACAGCGGCAAATATCGGCACACGCTATGCTTTGGAGCGAAATGCCACAACAATCACCTATTGCAATCCTGATGCCACCCTATCCAAAGATTGTGCTTCTTTATTGACCACAGCTGTGACTGATAATATAGTTGCAATCGCCTCTCCTTTGATCTTTGATACAACAAGAAAAAAACAATGGTTTTCTGGTGGAAAAATCAATTTTTTTACATGTCAGAACACCCACGCGGAGCCTATAAAAGATCTCACGCAAAAAGTCGTTTCTTCAGAATACATTTCTGGCTGCGTCATGACAGTACATGCTTCCGTTTACAAGAAAATTGGTCTATTTGATGAACGTTTTTTCCTCTATTATGAAGACGCTGATTTTTGTTTACGTGCAAAAAAAGAAGGATTCTCCCTCGGTCTTCTGCCACATGCCAAAGCATTTCATGATGAAGTCAGCGAGAACCACAAGGAAATAAAGACGTATTTTCTCGTGCTTTCCGGTTTATTGTTTTTTGACAAGCATGCTCACGGACTTGCAAGGATATGGTTTCATATCCACTTCTTTCTTCGCAAAATAAAAAATTATTACGCACAAAAAAAATTTCACCCATACGCGTCATCTGTTCACAAGGCATTTGTTGATTATGAATCCCTCACATAA
- a CDS encoding O-antigen ligase family protein gives MHPSIHALGVYIEWICIPACTGLLLAVHLAQNNTNRSVLHYGLLLSLIFVVSIALFYLITGNTTFDGRLSAFYLSPNHLALYIAPLIFIPFIIHCYKTLYCHLLSWIILGASLLIIFYTHSFNTILALCLTITTVTVFIFKKRLFSFLIIGVLFLLLCSIGYQKMITSNSDFSHGSLASRIMIWDVTLFFIQESPLTGHEIDNFQSHYLNAQKWFSPYPDWAVPTPHNLFFTLLYAGGFFSLFFFVLFYARILFLLYMHYSVHKDTLSVLYTASLLLIIFSGIGDTPYWKNDLSLLFWIFIALAISHCTEKQYILSSFSRTQNK, from the coding sequence ATGCACCCATCTATTCATGCTCTTGGCGTCTATATTGAGTGGATCTGCATCCCCGCCTGTACAGGTCTTCTGCTCGCCGTACACCTGGCACAAAATAACACTAATCGTTCAGTGCTTCACTATGGATTGCTTCTTTCTCTCATATTCGTTGTCAGCATTGCTCTTTTTTATCTTATTACTGGCAACACCACATTTGACGGACGCCTATCCGCTTTTTATCTCTCACCAAACCACCTTGCGTTGTACATTGCTCCTCTTATTTTTATCCCCTTTATAATTCACTGTTATAAGACGCTCTATTGTCATCTTCTCTCTTGGATTATTTTAGGTGCATCTCTTTTGATCATTTTTTATACACATTCCTTTAATACCATTTTGGCATTATGTCTCACGATTACCACAGTTACTGTTTTTATTTTCAAGAAAAGATTGTTTTCATTTTTAATTATTGGAGTTCTTTTTCTCCTCCTTTGCAGTATCGGATATCAAAAAATGATTACCAGCAATAGTGACTTTTCTCACGGATCACTAGCATCCCGTATTATGATCTGGGATGTGACACTGTTTTTTATCCAAGAATCTCCTTTAACCGGTCATGAGATCGACAACTTTCAATCGCATTACCTCAATGCACAAAAATGGTTTTCTCCATATCCCGATTGGGCAGTGCCAACACCACACAATCTTTTTTTCACACTGCTTTATGCGGGAGGCTTTTTCTCATTATTTTTCTTCGTGCTTTTTTATGCACGCATACTCTTCCTTTTATATATGCACTATTCCGTACACAAAGATACTCTGAGTGTACTTTACACAGCATCTCTTCTTCTGATCATTTTTTCCGGTATCGGCGATACACCCTACTGGAAAAACGACCTCTCGCTTCTTTTTTGGATTTTTATTGCTCTTGCAATTTCACACTGCACTGAAAAGCAGTATATTTTATCGAGTTTTTCCCGCACCCAGAACAAGTGA
- a CDS encoding R3H domain-containing nucleic acid-binding protein, whose translation MSNPHEIIEASIEKILHLMDFSDATISIKEEIDSKTDVKTFLCSLKTQKDSRFLIGQHGSNLYALEHIIRSILNKDGFLERINLDINGYKEDKDRMITHIAKDAADQAHREKKPIILRPMNAYERRIVHTTISGDMRVETESIGEKDDRKVIVKPRGIMQSL comes from the coding sequence ATGAGTAATCCCCACGAAATCATTGAGGCTAGCATAGAAAAAATTCTCCATCTCATGGACTTTTCTGACGCCACAATATCAATCAAAGAAGAGATCGACTCAAAAACAGATGTAAAAACATTTTTATGCTCTCTTAAAACGCAGAAAGACTCACGATTTCTCATTGGACAACATGGATCAAATCTTTATGCACTTGAACACATCATTCGATCGATCCTCAACAAAGATGGCTTTTTGGAGCGCATCAATCTGGATATCAATGGTTATAAGGAAGATAAGGATCGCATGATCACGCATATTGCCAAAGATGCGGCCGATCAAGCACATCGTGAAAAAAAGCCGATCATTCTTCGACCGATGAATGCCTATGAACGACGCATTGTCCACACGACCATCAGCGGTGATATGCGCGTAGAGACTGAAAGCATTGGCGAGAAAGATGATCGAAAAGTTATTGTTAAACCACGTGGCATTATGCAGTCTTTATGA
- the rnpA gene encoding ribonuclease P protein component, whose amino-acid sequence MITKPHRLHTYRFSSLYSQGKRHYFGGALLFFLPNNSPHSHIAYVVGKKYSPSAVKRNRQRRVLYAALHTHLLNLAPGYDIVISYTNRGKVLPYREACATLSALFSQAKLI is encoded by the coding sequence ATGATTACAAAACCACATCGACTGCACACATATCGATTTTCTTCTCTATATTCACAAGGCAAGCGCCACTATTTTGGTGGTGCATTGCTATTTTTTTTACCCAATAATAGTCCACACTCACACATCGCATATGTTGTGGGGAAAAAATATTCCCCCAGCGCAGTGAAACGCAATAGACAAAGGCGCGTTCTTTATGCAGCACTGCATACACATCTTCTCAATCTTGCTCCCGGATACGATATCGTGATCTCCTATACAAATCGTGGTAAAGTGTTACCATATAGGGAAGCCTGCGCTACACTTTCAGCGCTTTTTTCTCAAGCAAAACTCATTTAA
- the dnaA gene encoding chromosomal replication initiator protein DnaA, which yields MDTIDLWKSVLGSIELSISKANFSTWFKNTRILSIENKHVIVGVPNGFAKEWLENKYQSYILQALRVEMPDVVSMSCAVYNPQNIEQNVSVNKEPEKQKLSEKSIGEKKRVFEEEKKPYVQQKTGFSQSLLSANNISLNSRYTFDNFIVGEHNELAKAACHAVCENLGRIYNPLFIYGKVGLGKTHLLQAIGNYVRSSDAAKKIVYTTSERFTTELVNAIKNNKADKFKEDYQLVDLLIIDDVQFLAGKEKTQQEFFHIFNVLYNLNKQIVISSDRPPKSISTLEERLRSRFEGGMIVDVSQPDLETRIAILRTKAMEKGFYLSDDVLRFMSENIKNNVRELEGALNRVIAICDLHKKEPTQQLVEQALGEIIQSSKKKCVQNKNIIDVISEFYEIDKEELIKKGRKKEVVYPRQVAMYLLRKELNMSYPGIGKYFSGRDHTTALHAYEKINREIKENDRLREEIGFLREKLYSV from the coding sequence ATGGATACTATAGATCTGTGGAAATCAGTATTGGGAAGCATTGAATTATCAATTTCAAAGGCAAATTTTAGTACGTGGTTCAAAAATACGAGAATTCTTTCTATAGAAAACAAGCATGTTATTGTTGGTGTGCCAAATGGATTTGCAAAAGAATGGTTGGAAAACAAATATCAGTCATATATTTTACAAGCATTGCGTGTTGAAATGCCGGATGTTGTGAGTATGAGTTGTGCTGTGTATAATCCACAAAACATTGAACAAAACGTCTCTGTAAACAAAGAGCCTGAAAAACAAAAATTATCGGAAAAGTCTATTGGGGAAAAGAAGCGGGTATTTGAAGAAGAAAAAAAGCCCTATGTACAGCAAAAAACAGGCTTTTCCCAATCGCTTTTATCCGCAAATAACATTAGTCTCAATAGCCGTTACACATTTGATAATTTTATTGTCGGAGAACACAACGAGCTTGCAAAAGCGGCATGTCATGCTGTGTGTGAAAATTTGGGAAGAATTTATAATCCGCTCTTCATTTATGGTAAAGTTGGTTTAGGTAAGACGCATTTATTGCAAGCAATTGGGAATTATGTGCGATCGAGCGATGCAGCAAAAAAAATTGTTTATACAACATCTGAACGTTTTACAACGGAATTGGTTAATGCCATCAAAAATAATAAAGCGGATAAATTCAAGGAAGATTATCAACTTGTTGATTTGCTCATTATCGATGATGTGCAGTTTTTGGCAGGAAAAGAAAAAACACAGCAGGAATTCTTTCATATTTTTAATGTGCTCTACAATCTCAATAAGCAGATTGTAATTTCCAGTGATCGTCCTCCAAAATCAATTAGTACACTTGAGGAGCGATTGCGATCGCGGTTTGAGGGCGGTATGATTGTGGATGTCAGTCAACCGGATTTGGAAACACGTATTGCAATTTTACGCACGAAAGCAATGGAAAAAGGATTTTATCTCAGTGACGATGTTTTGCGGTTTATGTCAGAAAATATCAAAAACAACGTGCGTGAGCTGGAGGGTGCATTGAATCGGGTAATCGCGATCTGTGATCTGCATAAGAAAGAGCCAACGCAACAATTGGTGGAGCAGGCATTGGGGGAGATCATTCAAAGCAGCAAAAAGAAGTGTGTACAAAATAAAAATATCATTGATGTCATTTCTGAATTTTATGAAATTGATAAGGAGGAACTGATCAAAAAAGGACGAAAGAAAGAAGTTGTGTATCCACGACAAGTGGCAATGTATCTTTTGCGAAAAGAATTAAACATGTCATATCCGGGTATCGGAAAATATTTCAGCGGAAGGGACCACACAACTGCGCTTCATGCATATGAAAAGATCAATAGGGAAATTAAGGAAAATGATCGTTTGAGAGAAGAAATTGGGTTTCTGCGTGAGAAATTGTACTCCGTGTAA
- the dnaN gene encoding DNA polymerase III subunit beta: MKATCTYENLKSALHATEFATSKSATLSILNNILIETDGAQLCFSATNLEIGIIKRIQAKIDAPGKIVVSAGLLGSFLTALRGTDHITMSVDGQILLLQSGAHKARINGYNVDEFPIIPQSSAQNMVEFSLIYLKECIAKVLHFTSKSETRIELTGVFMSFGSDEVCSVATDSFRLGEVKIPVSELAVNIKEYHTVTENNKNIILPQQLCAYINKLSDDHDIVQCNIEENHLFFACGDLSITARLIDGSYPDYKQIIPKDALTHVVIKKDALMEAMKITTVFTGRESGEIHFDIDGQILKITTRQQDVGENTTELPVLTEGEPQNIVLNPRFVIDGIGRIDEEDVRISINGNTSPVMFRGYKNGEVSERYTYIVMPVKSA, from the coding sequence ATGAAAGCAACATGTACATACGAAAACCTTAAAAGCGCTCTACATGCAACAGAGTTTGCTACGAGCAAGAGTGCCACATTATCCATATTAAATAACATCCTCATTGAAACGGATGGTGCACAGTTGTGTTTCTCGGCGACAAATTTGGAAATTGGGATCATCAAAAGAATTCAAGCAAAAATTGATGCTCCGGGAAAAATTGTTGTTTCCGCCGGTTTGCTGGGGAGTTTTTTGACAGCGTTGCGTGGTACGGATCATATCACCATGAGTGTTGATGGGCAGATCTTGCTGTTGCAGAGCGGTGCGCACAAAGCGCGTATCAATGGGTATAATGTGGATGAATTTCCCATTATTCCACAAAGCAGTGCACAAAACATGGTAGAATTTTCTCTGATATATCTCAAAGAATGCATTGCAAAAGTTTTGCATTTTACATCAAAAAGTGAAACACGCATTGAACTGACAGGTGTGTTTATGTCTTTTGGTTCTGATGAGGTATGTAGTGTAGCGACTGACAGTTTTCGTTTGGGAGAAGTCAAGATTCCGGTCAGTGAATTGGCAGTAAACATAAAAGAATATCATACTGTTACAGAAAACAATAAAAACATCATCCTTCCACAACAGCTTTGTGCATATATCAATAAGCTTTCTGATGATCATGATATTGTACAATGCAACATTGAAGAAAATCATTTATTCTTTGCATGTGGTGATCTTTCCATTACTGCACGGTTGATTGATGGTTCTTATCCTGATTATAAACAAATTATTCCCAAAGATGCGTTAACACATGTCGTAATTAAAAAGGATGCTCTCATGGAGGCGATGAAAATCACAACTGTTTTTACAGGGCGAGAAAGTGGTGAGATCCATTTTGACATTGATGGACAAATACTTAAAATTACGACACGACAGCAGGACGTTGGGGAAAATACAACAGAGCTCCCTGTACTTACTGAGGGAGAGCCACAAAATATCGTGCTTAATCCACGATTTGTCATTGATGGTATTGGACGCATTGATGAAGAGGATGTGCGTATTTCAATCAACGGTAATACGTCACCGGTGATGTTTCGTGGATATAAAAACGGAGAAGTAAGTGAACGATATACATATATCGTCATGCCTGTAAAAAGTGCGTAA
- a CDS encoding glycosyltransferase family 2 protein has protein sequence MNPSHKPISFIIVNYHSAIELHKCLFDLAHVPNAHIHEIIIVNNDSTALSLQNFGFLHQKCIEIGKNIGYGAANNIGLTHAKFPFVCFLNPDTHSFCKNFFDIVFHIDEKTIVSPRVNTEDLLPQQWSVGEKITLLHLIKNHIGIHKKPWKFTKKTPVRWVSGAAMCARTQFIRDIGGFDESFFLYFEDVDLCERAHHNDGFVYYIPTISLIHTSGQSSKNTGKIQKKWYYASQDTFFKKHFGACHVLLLRIFRLFYIK, from the coding sequence ATGAATCCCTCACATAAACCCATATCTTTTATTATCGTTAATTATCACAGTGCAATAGAATTGCACAAGTGTCTTTTTGACCTCGCACACGTACCAAATGCGCACATCCACGAAATAATTATTGTCAATAATGATTCTACAGCACTCTCTCTTCAAAATTTTGGTTTTTTGCATCAAAAATGCATTGAGATCGGTAAAAATATCGGCTATGGCGCGGCAAATAACATTGGCCTCACGCATGCGAAATTTCCCTTTGTGTGTTTTCTCAACCCTGATACGCATTCTTTTTGTAAAAACTTCTTTGATATTGTGTTCCATATTGATGAGAAAACGATTGTCTCTCCGCGTGTTAACACAGAAGATCTTCTCCCGCAGCAGTGGTCTGTCGGAGAAAAAATCACTCTTTTGCATCTAATCAAAAATCATATCGGCATACACAAAAAACCATGGAAATTTACAAAAAAAACACCTGTACGATGGGTGAGTGGTGCTGCCATGTGTGCACGCACACAATTTATACGGGATATCGGTGGATTTGATGAATCGTTTTTTTTGTATTTTGAAGACGTGGATTTGTGCGAACGCGCGCATCATAATGATGGCTTTGTTTATTATATCCCGACAATTTCGCTCATTCACACAAGTGGACAGAGCAGCAAAAACACTGGAAAAATCCAGAAAAAATGGTATTATGCTTCTCAAGATACCTTTTTTAAAAAACATTTTGGCGCATGTCATGTGCTACTATTACGTATATTTCGCTTGTTTTACATTAAATGA